One window of Streptomyces sp. NBC_00273 genomic DNA carries:
- a CDS encoding DUF6879 family protein, with translation MPRWRPAGGAWWWSARESSGFAGWLATGRRNTDSDSGYWVFWTGLVRRTTARGVSVRRVRIVLECSCYSHAGAVVNIAAGEETPGRADPRLPRVLLPRRSRPAPPPPDTRPPSSTSTAPSTGRPRTSRSPRRPGRPGARLSSGVGRAVLFTIAAREQDRSGVLGRSIGSITVCRPLGRCV, from the coding sequence CTGCCCAGGTGGCGACCTGCGGGCGGGGCTTGGTGGTGGTCTGCTCGGGAGTCATCGGGGTTTGCCGGCTGGCTGGCCACCGGCCGGCGGAACACGGATTCGGACTCGGGGTACTGGGTGTTCTGGACCGGTCTGGTGCGCCGTACCACGGCGCGGGGGGTGTCCGTGCGCCGGGTCCGGATCGTGTTGGAGTGCTCCTGCTACAGCCACGCCGGGGCGGTGGTGAACATCGCGGCCGGGGAGGAGACACCTGGTCGAGCGGACCCGCGCCTTCCGCGTGTACTGCTCCCACGTCGTTCCCGGCCTGCTCCACCCCCCCCGGATACGCGGCCGCCGTCATCGACAAGTACGGCACCTTCCACCGGGCGGCCGAGGACGTCGAGGTCGCCGCGGCGGCCCGGGCGACCCGGCGCTCGGTTGAGCTCTGGTGTGGGGCGGGCGGTCTTGTTCACGATCGCGGCTCGTGAACAAGACCGATCAGGCGTTCTGGGCCGGTCGATTGGGTCGATCACGGTGTGTCGTCCGCTTGGGCGGTGTGTGTGA
- a CDS encoding alpha/beta fold hydrolase → MQQRIIRIDDEVQLWAQELGDPRNPALLLVMGAGASGLGWPDELVAALTKEYRVVRYDHRDTGRSTYSFDDHPYSVLDLAADVVAVLDAYEIQRAHVVGMSMGGMLTQLLMANHPERVISATLIGTCALSGRPLTNPDGSSTPADQLPGIDPKVLDLWARPVEDHGLEAELDRRVEHWRLLNGNQSTFDAEEFRALERRIIDHAGRYDSPMTHGRADHSGMDRTAELGRNQVPTLVISAGAEPVFPPAHARHMSQVIGNSRIVEVPAMGHALPLAVLPRLADAILTHTAQADDTP, encoded by the coding sequence GTGCAACAACGGATCATCCGTATCGACGACGAAGTGCAGCTATGGGCGCAGGAGCTCGGCGATCCGCGCAACCCCGCACTGCTGCTGGTCATGGGTGCCGGGGCCTCCGGCCTTGGATGGCCCGACGAACTGGTCGCGGCCCTCACCAAGGAATACCGCGTCGTCCGCTACGACCACCGCGACACCGGACGCTCAACCTATTCCTTCGACGACCACCCCTACAGCGTGCTCGATCTCGCCGCGGACGTGGTCGCCGTCCTCGACGCCTACGAGATCCAGCGCGCCCACGTGGTGGGCATGTCCATGGGCGGCATGCTGACCCAGCTGCTGATGGCCAATCACCCCGAGCGAGTGATCAGCGCGACCCTGATCGGAACCTGTGCCCTCAGCGGCCGCCCGCTGACCAACCCGGACGGCAGCAGCACCCCCGCTGATCAGCTTCCCGGCATCGACCCAAAGGTCCTCGATCTCTGGGCACGCCCCGTGGAGGATCACGGGCTGGAAGCGGAACTCGATCGCAGGGTCGAGCACTGGCGGCTGCTCAACGGCAACCAATCCACCTTTGACGCCGAGGAGTTCCGGGCACTGGAACGCCGCATCATTGATCACGCCGGTCGGTACGACTCCCCCATGACCCACGGCCGTGCCGACCACTCGGGCATGGACCGCACCGCCGAGCTGGGCCGCAACCAGGTGCCCACTCTCGTCATCTCCGCCGGCGCCGAACCGGTGTTCCCTCCGGCCCATGCCCGCCACATGAGCCAAGTGATCGGCAACTCGCGGATCGTCGAAGTCCCGGCGATGGGCCACGCCCTCCCCCTGGCCGTACTGCCCCGACTGGCCGACGCGATCCTCACACACACCGCCCAAGCGGACGACACACCGTGA
- a CDS encoding matrixin family metalloprotease — translation MRNFLLGPAVCAAVLLLAPAPAHAAVAAPCIARSGSDATETREDSSVDDGEIRWTASTKYKAEYSHANRAWSYPGARIRIAPDAATTVNDLDYEDFSDPRSSAAGVWSRRPGLAATDLIRFNKARMDTYDPATRRMVAAHELGHALGLCHKSGSGKSAVSSVMWPDVAQYPDAPTDVDKASLKKLWG, via the coding sequence ATGCGCAACTTCTTGCTCGGCCCGGCGGTTTGCGCCGCGGTGCTGCTTCTCGCGCCGGCCCCGGCGCATGCTGCGGTGGCGGCGCCGTGCATCGCGAGGTCGGGGAGTGACGCCACCGAGACGCGTGAGGACAGCTCGGTCGATGACGGTGAGATCCGGTGGACCGCGAGCACGAAGTACAAGGCCGAGTACTCCCACGCCAACAGGGCGTGGTCGTATCCGGGGGCGAGGATCAGGATTGCGCCGGATGCGGCGACGACCGTCAACGACCTGGACTACGAGGACTTCTCCGACCCGCGGAGCTCTGCGGCCGGGGTGTGGTCGCGACGTCCCGGGCTGGCGGCGACGGATCTGATCCGCTTCAACAAGGCGCGCATGGACACCTATGACCCGGCCACGCGCCGGATGGTCGCGGCGCACGAGCTCGGGCACGCGCTCGGGCTGTGCCACAAGTCGGGCAGCGGGAAGAGCGCGGTCTCCTCGGTGATGTGGCCGGACGTCGCCCAGTACCCCGATGCCCCGACGGACGTCGACAAGGCCAGCCTGAAGAAGCTGTGGGGATGA
- a CDS encoding GNAT family N-acetyltransferase, with translation MTLPHTGRNQAPTAPPALQQRQTHRQLQPRPPPQVAYLGDALVRCSTVRPPTGDNGATATVIARVLPEYRRRGLGTRLYQRALGQARALDAQVIETVVLASNPDGLRFAKQHGFTEVERYLLREDNTVPWIDLRLT, from the coding sequence CTGACACTCCCCCACACCGGCCGGAACCAGGCACCCACCGCGCCCCCAGCCCTACAGCAACGGCAAACCCACCGGCAGCTACAACCCAGACCACCACCCCAAGTCGCCTACCTCGGCGACGCCCTGGTCCGCTGCAGCACCGTGCGCCCGCCCACCGGCGACAACGGCGCGACCGCCACAGTCATCGCCCGCGTCCTGCCTGAGTACCGCCGCCGCGGCCTCGGCACCCGCCTCTACCAGCGTGCCCTGGGCCAGGCCCGCGCGCTGGACGCCCAGGTCATCGAGACCGTGGTCCTGGCTTCCAACCCGGACGGACTGCGCTTCGCCAAGCAGCACGGCTTCACCGAAGTCGAACGCTACCTGCTGCGCGAAGACAACACCGTGCCCTGGATCGACCTGCGCCTGACCTGA
- the istB gene encoding IS21-like element helper ATPase IstB has translation MTFPRQRGLTEQAATSAVDQACRMLRLPTIRSQFPELAATAEREQMSYLGFLAELLLAECDDRARRRSERRIKAAGFPRDKSLRKFDFDANPNIDAAMIHTLAKCEWIKKSLPLCLIGDSGTGKSHLLIALGTEAAMAGFRVKYVLATKLVNELVEAADEKQLTKTIARYGRVDLLCIDELGYMELDRRGAELLFQVLTEREEKNSVAIASNESFSGWTKTFTDPRLCAAIVDRLTFGGNIIETGTDSYRLATTRARAEQQAAAV, from the coding sequence TTGACCTTCCCCCGCCAGCGAGGACTCACCGAGCAAGCGGCCACTTCCGCGGTCGACCAGGCATGCAGGATGCTCCGGTTGCCCACCATCCGGTCCCAGTTCCCCGAGCTCGCCGCGACAGCCGAACGCGAGCAGATGTCCTACCTCGGCTTCCTCGCCGAACTCCTCCTCGCCGAGTGCGACGACCGGGCCCGTCGACGCTCCGAACGCCGCATCAAGGCCGCCGGTTTCCCCCGCGACAAGTCCCTCCGAAAGTTCGACTTCGATGCCAACCCCAACATCGACGCAGCCATGATCCACACCCTCGCCAAGTGCGAATGGATCAAGAAGAGCCTGCCGCTCTGCCTGATCGGCGACTCCGGAACCGGCAAGTCCCACCTGCTGATCGCCCTCGGCACCGAAGCCGCAATGGCCGGCTTCCGAGTTAAGTACGTGCTGGCGACGAAGCTGGTCAACGAGCTCGTCGAGGCTGCCGACGAGAAGCAGCTGACCAAGACAATCGCCCGCTACGGCCGCGTCGATCTTTTGTGCATCGACGAGCTCGGCTACATGGAACTCGACCGCCGCGGCGCCGAACTCCTCTTCCAGGTTCTGACCGAACGGGAGGAAAAGAACAGCGTGGCGATCGCCTCGAACGAGTCGTTCTCTGGCTGGACCAAGACCTTCACGGACCCTCGGCTCTGCGCGGCCATCGTCGACCGCCTCACCTTCGGCGGCAACATCATCGAGACCGGCACTGACTCCTACCGCCTCGCCACCACCCGCGCCCGCGCCGAACAACAAGCCGCAGCTGTGTGA
- a CDS encoding DUF6059 family protein — translation MPCGPSGGHPEWLCPDVPFSAVERELARALLFSRPE, via the coding sequence ATGCCGTGTGGGCCGTCCGGCGGGCATCCGGAGTGGTTGTGCCCTGATGTGCCGTTCAGTGCGGTGGAGCGTGAACTGGCCCGCGCACTGCTCTTTTCGCGTCCGGAGTAG
- a CDS encoding FAD-dependent monooxygenase — protein sequence MSEIPTDFCIVGAGPAGLTLALLLLRSGARVTVLERSRSLEREYRGEILQPGGQSLLHDLGVLDGARARGCYEHDRFLLEENDRILINGDYRKLPGPFNCLLSIPQQHILQELLEQCRTHTKFKYLEATKCSTLITDSAGQVRGAIGRGPAGDQVVHAHCVIGADGRYSKVRRLAGVEYDRMEAFDQDVLWFKLPTDSNLPHDVRIFRAGGNPALAYASYPGNIQIGWTLPHKSYQQQAALGLDHIKAQLCNALPEQADRIQAEITSFKDLSLLDVFSGTAREWAKPGLLLIGDSAHTHGPIGAQGINVAIQDAVAAHPVLLASLRAGNASTDFLNRFATPRRHDIHRMMKIQAMQGKTMLSTGTISSMIRPRMAKLVSHTRLYHTVLNQLAFGNQTIRIRHELFEPGQQTPQ from the coding sequence ATGAGCGAAATACCCACCGACTTCTGCATCGTCGGCGCCGGCCCCGCCGGCCTGACGCTCGCCCTGCTCCTCCTCCGCTCCGGAGCCCGGGTCACCGTCCTGGAACGCTCCCGATCCCTGGAACGCGAGTACCGCGGCGAAATCCTCCAGCCCGGCGGCCAGTCACTCCTACACGACCTAGGAGTCCTAGACGGCGCCCGGGCCCGGGGCTGCTACGAGCACGACCGGTTCCTACTGGAGGAAAACGACCGGATCCTGATCAACGGCGACTACCGCAAACTACCCGGCCCCTTCAACTGCCTCCTCAGCATCCCCCAGCAGCACATCCTCCAGGAACTACTCGAACAGTGCCGCACCCACACGAAGTTCAAGTACCTCGAAGCAACCAAATGCTCCACCCTGATCACGGACAGCGCAGGGCAGGTACGCGGTGCGATAGGCCGCGGCCCCGCCGGAGACCAGGTGGTGCACGCACACTGCGTCATCGGGGCGGACGGCCGCTACTCCAAGGTGCGACGGCTGGCTGGCGTGGAATACGACCGGATGGAAGCCTTCGACCAAGACGTGCTCTGGTTCAAGCTCCCCACCGACAGCAACCTGCCCCACGACGTACGCATCTTCCGGGCGGGCGGCAACCCCGCCCTGGCCTACGCCTCCTACCCCGGGAACATCCAAATCGGCTGGACACTCCCCCACAAGAGCTACCAACAACAAGCAGCTCTAGGACTCGACCACATCAAGGCCCAACTGTGCAATGCCCTACCCGAACAAGCGGACCGCATCCAGGCCGAGATCACCAGTTTCAAAGACCTCTCACTGCTCGACGTGTTCTCCGGCACGGCCCGCGAATGGGCCAAGCCCGGTCTACTACTGATCGGGGACAGCGCACACACACACGGGCCGATCGGCGCCCAAGGCATCAACGTAGCCATTCAGGACGCCGTCGCCGCCCACCCCGTACTACTGGCCTCACTACGGGCCGGCAACGCCAGCACCGACTTCCTGAACCGGTTCGCCACCCCCCGCCGACACGACATACACCGCATGATGAAAATCCAGGCAATGCAGGGCAAGACGATGCTGTCCACCGGCACGATCTCCTCGATGATCCGCCCCCGAATGGCCAAGCTGGTCTCCCACACACGCCTCTACCACACCGTGCTAAACCAACTCGCCTTCGGCAACCAAACAATCCGCATCCGCCACGAACTATTTGAGCCCGGCCAACAAACACCCCAGTAA
- the asnB gene encoding asparagine synthase (glutamine-hydrolyzing), protein MCGIAGWVDFERDLSREEATATAMTRTMSCRGPDAEGLWIREHVALGHRRLAVIDLEGGVQPMTAEDGDNHTLASLTFCGEIYNYRELRAELTALGHTFRTSSDTEVVLRGYLQWGADLAVHLNGMFALAVWDPRTEELLLLRDRMGVKPLFYLPTEHGVLFGSEPKAILAHPLAPRRVGAEGLCELLDMVKTPGVGVFSAMHEVRPGHLVRINRQGLATRAYWKLEAQEHTDDLDTTIGTVRGLLEDIVARQMVSDVPLCLLLSGGLDSSTVTALAARFSAAQGLDTVRSFSVDFAQAADRFLPDAVRGMRDAPFVQDVVRHVGSNHTEVVLNSGDLTDPVLRGAVLRAVDAPPAFWGDMWPSLYLLFRAVKEHSTVALSGEAADELFGGYRWFRNPHAVRADTFPWLTSGSTRYFGGLGLLDKGFLDKLDLPGYRQDRYHEALAEVPVLPGESADERVMRKVSYLNLTRFVQTLLDRKDRMSMAVGLEVRVPFCDHRLVEYVFNTPWAMKSFDGREKSLLRAAASDLLPASVTERIKSPYPATQDPLYEQALRAELADIAADANSPVLPLLDRAQVRKIVDRPLGDVSQPYDRGGLEMALWLNAWLTEYDVSLDV, encoded by the coding sequence ATGTGTGGCATTGCAGGATGGGTCGACTTCGAGCGGGACCTCTCCCGGGAAGAGGCCACCGCGACGGCGATGACACGGACCATGTCGTGCCGGGGCCCGGACGCGGAAGGGCTGTGGATCCGAGAGCACGTGGCGCTGGGCCACCGCCGGCTGGCCGTGATCGACCTCGAAGGCGGCGTACAGCCCATGACTGCCGAGGACGGCGACAACCACACACTCGCATCGCTCACCTTCTGCGGTGAAATCTACAACTACCGTGAACTGCGCGCTGAGTTGACGGCCCTGGGGCATACCTTCCGCACTTCCAGCGACACCGAAGTGGTGCTGCGCGGCTACCTCCAATGGGGCGCGGACCTCGCCGTACACCTCAACGGCATGTTCGCCCTCGCCGTCTGGGACCCCCGCACCGAGGAACTGCTGCTGCTGCGCGACCGCATGGGCGTCAAACCGCTCTTCTACCTGCCCACTGAACACGGTGTGCTCTTCGGCTCGGAACCCAAGGCCATCCTGGCTCATCCGCTCGCGCCGCGCCGCGTCGGCGCCGAGGGCCTGTGCGAGCTCCTCGACATGGTCAAGACCCCCGGCGTCGGCGTGTTCAGCGCGATGCACGAGGTCCGCCCGGGGCACCTGGTCCGCATCAACCGGCAGGGGCTTGCCACCCGCGCCTACTGGAAGTTGGAAGCCCAGGAGCACACCGACGACCTGGACACCACGATCGGCACGGTCCGCGGCCTGCTCGAGGACATCGTCGCCCGGCAGATGGTCTCCGACGTCCCGCTGTGCCTGCTGCTCTCCGGCGGCCTCGACTCCTCGACGGTCACCGCGCTCGCCGCCCGCTTCTCGGCGGCGCAGGGCCTCGATACCGTGCGCTCGTTCTCCGTCGACTTCGCGCAGGCCGCCGACCGTTTCCTGCCGGACGCCGTACGCGGCATGCGCGACGCACCGTTCGTCCAGGACGTGGTACGCCACGTCGGCTCAAACCACACCGAAGTGGTCCTCAACAGCGGCGACCTCACTGATCCCGTGCTGCGCGGCGCCGTGCTGCGCGCCGTCGATGCTCCCCCGGCGTTCTGGGGCGACATGTGGCCCTCCCTCTATCTCCTGTTCCGGGCCGTCAAAGAGCACTCCACCGTCGCGCTCTCCGGGGAGGCCGCCGACGAACTCTTCGGCGGCTACCGCTGGTTCCGCAACCCCCACGCGGTACGCGCCGACACCTTCCCCTGGCTGACCTCGGGCTCGACCCGCTACTTCGGCGGACTCGGCCTTCTGGACAAGGGATTCCTCGACAAGCTCGACCTTCCCGGCTACCGCCAAGACCGCTACCACGAGGCCCTCGCCGAGGTGCCGGTACTACCCGGCGAAAGCGCCGACGAGCGTGTGATGCGCAAGGTCAGCTATCTCAACCTGACCCGGTTCGTCCAGACGCTGCTGGACCGCAAGGACCGGATGAGCATGGCCGTCGGCCTCGAGGTTCGAGTGCCGTTCTGCGACCACCGCCTGGTCGAGTACGTCTTCAACACCCCCTGGGCCATGAAGTCGTTCGACGGCCGCGAGAAAAGCCTGCTACGGGCCGCCGCGTCCGACCTGCTGCCCGCCTCCGTCACCGAGCGGATCAAAAGCCCCTACCCCGCAACCCAGGACCCCCTCTACGAGCAGGCACTGCGCGCAGAGCTCGCCGACATCGCCGCCGACGCCAACTCCCCCGTCCTGCCACTGCTCGACCGGGCCCAGGTACGCAAGATCGTGGACCGTCCGCTGGGCGACGTCAGCCAGCCCTACGACCGGGGCGGCCTGGAGATGGCCCTGTGGCTCAACGCCTGGCTGACCGAGTACGACGTCAGCCTCGATGTGTGA
- a CDS encoding acyl carrier protein has translation MAAFEIQELVRLLRECAGEEESVDLEGDILDTTFEDLGYDSLALFNTVSRIERDHCVELPDEVVTEARTPGELLGLINAQLAQRV, from the coding sequence ATGGCCGCGTTCGAAATCCAGGAACTGGTGCGGTTGCTGAGGGAGTGCGCCGGTGAGGAGGAGTCCGTCGATCTGGAGGGCGACATCCTCGACACCACCTTCGAGGACCTCGGCTACGACTCGCTCGCGCTCTTCAACACGGTGAGCCGGATCGAGCGGGACCACTGCGTCGAGCTGCCCGACGAGGTCGTCACAGAGGCCAGGACGCCGGGCGAGCTCCTCGGTCTGATCAACGCCCAACTCGCCCAGCGGGTGTAG
- a CDS encoding ketosynthase chain-length factor, translating to MSSATGTTVRSVITGIGVVAPTGLNTCDYWSAVLRGESGIRRITRFDPSGYSAELAGEIPQYEPSAHLPSRLLPQTDRMTRLALIAAEEALTDADAAPRDMPPFACGVVTAASAGGFEFGQTELQALWGKGGKYVSAYQSFAWFYPVNSGQISIRHGLRGPGSAIVSEQAGGLDAIAKARRHVRSGTPLMVTGGVDGSLSPWSWLCIIRSGRLSLSRDPRSAYVPFDRRAQGSVVGEGGALLILEDAAQARERGAAHRYGEVAGYASTFDPRPGSGREPGLRRAIELALSDASMAPDDIDVVFADACGVPELDRIEAEALAAVFGPRGVAVTAPKTMTGRLLAGGGSLDVATALLAIRDKVIPPTVHVDAPAHGELLDLVRDVPREGKLSNALVVARGLGGFNSALVVRRAT from the coding sequence GTGAGCAGCGCCACCGGCACGACGGTACGGTCCGTGATCACCGGGATCGGCGTCGTCGCCCCTACGGGGCTCAACACCTGCGACTACTGGTCGGCCGTGCTGCGCGGTGAGAGCGGCATCCGCCGGATCACCCGCTTCGACCCGTCCGGCTACTCAGCTGAACTCGCCGGTGAGATACCGCAGTACGAGCCCTCCGCGCACCTGCCCAGTCGGCTGCTGCCGCAGACCGACCGGATGACGCGACTCGCGCTCATCGCGGCGGAGGAAGCCCTCACGGATGCGGACGCAGCGCCCAGGGACATGCCCCCCTTCGCGTGCGGGGTGGTCACCGCGGCCTCGGCGGGGGGCTTCGAGTTCGGGCAGACGGAACTCCAGGCGCTGTGGGGCAAGGGCGGCAAGTACGTGAGCGCCTATCAGTCGTTCGCCTGGTTCTACCCGGTCAACAGCGGCCAGATCTCCATCCGGCACGGGCTGCGCGGCCCCGGCAGCGCCATCGTGTCCGAGCAGGCCGGCGGTCTTGACGCCATCGCCAAGGCCCGGCGCCATGTCCGCTCCGGCACCCCGCTCATGGTCACCGGCGGGGTCGACGGCTCGCTGTCGCCCTGGAGTTGGCTGTGCATCATCCGCTCCGGGCGCCTGAGCCTCTCCCGCGACCCGCGCAGCGCCTACGTCCCCTTCGACCGGCGGGCGCAGGGTTCGGTCGTCGGCGAGGGCGGTGCCCTGCTGATCCTGGAGGACGCCGCACAGGCAAGGGAGCGCGGCGCGGCGCACCGCTACGGCGAGGTGGCGGGCTACGCCTCGACCTTCGACCCGCGCCCCGGGTCCGGCCGTGAACCGGGTCTGCGTCGGGCGATCGAACTGGCCCTGTCGGATGCGTCGATGGCGCCCGACGACATCGACGTGGTGTTCGCCGACGCGTGCGGCGTCCCCGAGCTCGACCGGATCGAGGCCGAGGCCCTGGCCGCGGTCTTCGGCCCGCGCGGGGTGGCGGTTACCGCTCCCAAGACCATGACGGGCCGGCTGCTTGCGGGCGGTGGGTCCCTCGACGTCGCCACTGCCCTGCTCGCCATCCGCGACAAGGTCATCCCCCCCACCGTCCACGTCGATGCCCCCGCTCATGGGGAGCTGCTCGACCTGGTCCGTGACGTCCCGCGCGAGGGAAAGCTCTCCAACGCGCTGGTTGTCGCCCGCGGCCTGGGCGGTTTCAACTCCGCCCTGGTCGTACGCCGGGCCACCTGA
- a CDS encoding beta-ketoacyl-[acyl-carrier-protein] synthase family protein, protein MVTGIPEGRRVVITGIGVVAPGGIGRKQYWELLTSGRTATRTISLFDASPFRSRVAAECDFDPLSAGLSRRQIRQWDRTTQFAVVAGKEALEDSGILGQSNPHRTGVMMGTACGSTMSLDSEYALVSDEGKSWLVDEFHGSPYLYDYFVPSSMAAELAWITDAQGPVGVVSTGCTSGIDVLGHAADLIREGHADVITAGASDAAISPITVACFDAIKATSARNDSPETASRPFDRTRNGFVLGEGCAVFVLEELEHARRRDAHVYAELSGHASRCNAYSMTGLSDEGLEMSDAITAAMDMSRFNPGDIDYVNAHGSSTKQNDRHETSALKRSLGHHAYRTPVSSIKSMIGHSLGAIGALETAACALAVEHSVIPPTANLHEPDPECDLDYVPLVARERTVDTVLSVASGFGGFQSALVLNKPERRMA, encoded by the coding sequence ATGGTGACTGGAATACCCGAGGGGCGCCGCGTCGTCATCACGGGAATCGGCGTGGTGGCCCCTGGTGGAATCGGCAGGAAGCAGTACTGGGAACTGCTCACGTCAGGACGTACGGCGACCCGCACCATCTCGTTGTTTGACGCGTCGCCCTTCCGTTCCCGGGTGGCGGCAGAGTGTGATTTCGACCCGCTCAGTGCAGGCCTCAGCCGTCGGCAGATCCGACAGTGGGACCGCACCACGCAATTCGCGGTCGTGGCCGGCAAAGAGGCGTTGGAGGACAGCGGAATCCTGGGCCAGTCAAATCCGCACCGGACCGGCGTGATGATGGGGACGGCTTGTGGCAGCACCATGAGCCTCGACAGCGAGTACGCCCTCGTCAGCGATGAGGGCAAGTCGTGGCTGGTGGACGAGTTCCACGGCTCGCCCTATCTGTACGACTACTTCGTGCCGTCCTCCATGGCCGCGGAGCTCGCCTGGATCACTGATGCGCAGGGCCCGGTGGGCGTGGTGTCCACCGGTTGCACCTCCGGCATCGACGTTCTGGGGCACGCGGCGGACCTGATCCGCGAAGGCCACGCCGACGTGATCACTGCGGGCGCGTCCGATGCGGCGATCTCGCCCATCACCGTGGCCTGTTTCGACGCCATCAAGGCGACCTCCGCGCGCAACGACAGCCCGGAGACCGCTTCCCGGCCGTTCGACCGCACGCGTAACGGCTTCGTGCTCGGTGAGGGCTGCGCGGTGTTCGTCCTGGAGGAGCTGGAGCACGCGCGGCGACGTGACGCCCATGTGTACGCCGAGCTCTCCGGCCATGCCTCCCGGTGCAACGCGTACTCCATGACCGGGCTGAGCGACGAGGGTCTGGAGATGTCGGACGCCATCACCGCCGCCATGGACATGTCCCGCTTCAACCCCGGCGACATCGACTACGTGAACGCCCACGGGTCGTCCACCAAGCAGAACGACCGGCACGAGACCAGCGCGCTCAAGCGCAGTCTGGGACATCACGCCTACCGCACGCCGGTCAGCTCCATCAAGTCGATGATCGGGCACTCCCTGGGCGCGATCGGCGCCCTGGAGACGGCGGCCTGTGCGCTGGCCGTCGAGCACTCGGTGATCCCGCCGACGGCCAACCTGCACGAGCCGGACCCGGAATGCGACCTCGACTACGTGCCGCTGGTGGCCCGTGAGCGCACAGTCGACACGGTGCTCAGCGTGGCCAGCGGCTTCGGCGGCTTCCAGAGCGCGCTGGTGTTGAACAAGCCGGAGCGGAGGATGGCGTGA
- a CDS encoding AfsR/SARP family transcriptional regulator has translation MEFKILGPLEVSHNGHLCTPRAPKVKQVLALLLLRANQVVSLDSFIEELWGEKSPQTAVTTTQTYIYHLRKALIRANDKNQTEEKIRTAAPGYILRAEEENLDIKRFDSFIARAQSSMAVGEFGRASQYASQALALWRGAPLAGVDCGNILRGYTVNLEERHIAALELRVRAEMELGNYREMIADLRSLVTVHPLNEWLHAQLIIALNKSGRRSEALHAYQTVRDLLRRELGLEPSLELWRLHQEILAASSRSHPAHGPVPSSHGLVPSAPRRSPAHRASVPAL, from the coding sequence ATGGAATTCAAAATTCTTGGCCCTCTCGAGGTCTCGCACAACGGGCATCTATGCACGCCACGCGCCCCCAAGGTCAAGCAGGTCCTCGCTCTTCTGCTGTTACGGGCGAACCAGGTGGTGAGTCTGGATTCGTTCATCGAGGAACTCTGGGGAGAAAAGTCTCCCCAGACCGCTGTCACCACCACCCAAACCTACATCTACCATCTGCGCAAGGCCCTGATCCGTGCGAACGACAAGAATCAGACGGAGGAGAAAATCCGGACTGCCGCACCCGGCTATATCCTGCGGGCGGAAGAGGAGAATCTCGACATCAAAAGATTCGATTCCTTCATCGCTCGTGCTCAGTCGTCCATGGCGGTCGGAGAGTTCGGACGCGCTTCCCAATACGCCAGCCAGGCACTCGCCCTGTGGCGCGGGGCCCCCCTCGCCGGAGTGGATTGCGGAAACATACTGCGCGGCTACACGGTCAACCTTGAGGAGCGGCACATCGCCGCGCTGGAACTCCGGGTACGGGCCGAGATGGAGCTCGGCAACTACCGCGAGATGATCGCCGATCTCCGCTCCCTGGTGACCGTCCACCCGCTCAACGAGTGGTTGCACGCCCAGCTGATCATCGCGCTGAACAAGTCGGGACGGCGCAGCGAGGCCCTGCACGCCTATCAGACGGTGCGGGACCTGTTGCGTCGCGAACTCGGGCTGGAGCCTTCGCTCGAGCTGTGGCGGCTTCACCAGGAGATCCTCGCAGCAAGCTCACGGTCCCACCCTGCGCACGGTCCGGTCCCCTCTTCGCACGGTCTGGTCCCCTCAGCGCCCCGGCGCAGCCCGGCGCATCGAGCGTCCGTACCCGCCCTCTGA